The Helianthus annuus cultivar XRQ/B chromosome 16, HanXRQr2.0-SUNRISE, whole genome shotgun sequence genome includes a window with the following:
- the LOC110918959 gene encoding CRAL-TRIO domain-containing protein C589.09, mitochondrial-like → MIRGATQANLVESGEKDVEPSHGFIWVHDSTSTRRGWMDQRAMIKVGLRLYGLPAFEYQKCVVLLLEKALSRLPEGKEEILGIFDLQGFSLKNSDLKFLTFLFDVLYYYYPSRLGQVLFVEAPFVFQPIWQLAKPLVKSYASLVRFCSADDMRKEYFTESTLPESFRH, encoded by the exons ATGATTCGTGGCGCTACACAGGCAAATTTGGTGGAGTCAG GAGAAAAG GATGTGGAACCGTCACATGGGTTCATTTGGGTCCATGACTCGACGAGCACCAGACGTGGATGGATGGATCAACGAGCGATGATCAAAGTTGGTTTGAGGTTGTACGGCTTGCCCGCCTTTGAG TACCAAAAATGTGTAGTACTCTTGCTAGAGAAGGCATTGAGTAGACTTCCAGAAG GTAAAGAAGAGATACTTGGAATATTTGATCTTCAAGGATTTAGTTTGAAGAATTCAGATCTTAAATTCTTGACATTTTTG TTTGATGTCCTGTATTATTATTACCCGAGCCGACTGGGGCAAGTGCTATTTGTTGAAGCTCCGTTTGTATTTCAGCCAATTTGGCAGCTTGCCAAGCCTTTAGTAAAGTCGTATGCTTCTCTG GTACGGTTTTGCTCGGCGGATGATATGAGAAAGGAGTATTTTACAGAATCAACACTTCCAGAAAGCTTTAGACATTAA
- the LOC110915248 gene encoding NADH dehydrogenase (ubiquinone) complex I, assembly factor 6, whose amino-acid sequence MSGASTSSSLKVAFSHCVQQVRNYDYHHYLCLLELPASIRRAGFALRAFNVETSRAMDVASDPKIGLMRLLWWQDAIDKIFKNKVIEHPTAQALASVISEQKVSKSWLKRSVEARINDAQRDVDDIYQTIEELEKYAEDTSSTILYTTLQAGGITSTAADHAASHIGKASGLLLLIKSLPYHANRNHQFSYIPVKVAEKHGLLLKQGEKVEIRTDSREKLCEAVFDMASTANAHLQKARALAESVPKEARSVLLPAVGSQAILDSLSRVGFDVFDPRLNRGILGVNPLFFQLNLKWHSWRGVY is encoded by the coding sequence ATGAGTGGTGCTTCTACATCTAGCAGCTTAAAAGTTGCATTTTCACACTGCGTACAACAAGTCAGAAACTATGACTACCATCACTACCTCTGCCTTCTTGAACTGCCCGCAAGTATACGGAGGGCCGGTTTTGCTCTCCGTGCGTTTAATGTTGAAACGTCCCGAGCGATGGACGTTGCATCTGACCCCAAAATCGGGTTGATGCGTCTGCTTTGGTGGCAAGATGCCATTGACAAGATCTTCAAGAATAAAGTTATCGAACACCCTACAGCACAGGCTCTTGCATCTGTCATATCTGAGCAAAAAGTTAGCAAAAGCTGGTTGAAACGGTCTGTTGAGGCCCGTATAAACGATGCTCAAAGGGATGTTGATGATATTTATCAAACAATTGAAGAGTTGGAGAAatatgcagaggatacttcttcaACTATATTGTATACGACTCTTCAAGCAGGCGGTATAACGTCCACTGCTGCAGATCATGCGGCTTCCCATATTGGGAAAGCAAGCGGGCTTCTTTTGCTCATTAAGTCACTTCCTTACCATGCAAACCGTAACCACCAGTTTTCTTATATACCGGTTAAAGTGGCTGAGAAACACGGGTTACTTTTAAAGCAAGGTGAGAAAGTGGAGATAAGAACAGATTCACGTGAGAAACTTTGTGAAGCGGTTTTTGATATGGCATCAACGGCTAATGCCCATTTGCAGAAGGCTCGAGCCTTGGCTGAATCAGTGCCTAAAGAAGCTCGATCGGTTCTTTTGCCTGCTGTGGGGTCACAAGCTATTCTGGATTCTTTGAGTCGTGTGGGGTTTGATGTGTTTGATCCCAGGCTGAATCGAGGGATTTTGGGTGTGAATCCGTTGTTTTTTCAGTTAAACTTGAAGTGGCATTCATGGAGGGGTGTgtactaa
- the LOC110915857 gene encoding F-box/FBD/LRR-repeat protein At1g13570 — MKPEYAERMALDRISTLPQPILEPILSLLSTEEAARTSILSKEWRYRWTTIPNLEFTLRKRTSELTSDEESEMKYMDMHDLHQVLLLRHGPIHELTLFMEGYWEDDDLFEFEQIILHLSRNHIVRELVLDASESLWYKLPISVFSLHHLMELHLRSFTIELPSIFNGFGSLVRLDLNDGEISTQTLRHLLSNCPTLKSLSLYIGYSDDKCTINELLKCLPVIEELTISCGVCEWLVLDSDPHELPISLIHLKVLCLERMSFVEGSRSALLSVLIKCSPNLERIYLHMAWRSEGHEEYPAVKDEYSNVWLEHLKKLDILFFSHSHGMEFLMEFVKFILVRSPKLKKVSIHTSDYLYRGSIIVNTLLGAPRASPAVKFKINE; from the exons ATGAAACCTGAATATGCTGAACGAATGGCCTTGGATAGAATCAGCACACTTCCGCAACCCATATTAGAACCCATCCTATCTCTTTTATCAActgaagaggcagcaaggactAGTATTCTCTCTAAGGAATGGAGGTACAGGTGGACCACAATTCCTAACCTAGAGTTTACTTTGCGTAAAAGAACTTCCGAGCTAACATCTGACGAAGAAAGTGAAATGAAATACATGGACATGCATGATCTACACCAAGTTTTGCTGCTGCGCCATGGCCCAATTCACGAGCTCACTCTTTTTATGGAGGGTTACTGGGAAGACGACGACCTTTTTGAATTTGagcagataatacttcatttgtcgaggaACCATATTGTCAGGGAACTAGTACTTGATGCATCGGAGAGCCTTTGGTATAAATTACCCATATCTGTTTTCTCATTGCATCACTTAATGGAGCTCCATCTTCGTAGTTTTACTATTGAGCTTCCATCAATATTCAATGGCTTTGGTAGCCTTGTAAGGTTAGACCTGAATGATGGAGAGATCTCTACACAAACTCTTCGGCATCTTTTATCTAATTGTCCAACACTTAAGAGCTTGAGTCTG TATATTGGCTATTCAGATGATAAATGCACTATTAATGAGCTACTCAAGTGCTTACCTGTGATTGAAGAGCTGACTATTTCGTGTGGTGTCTGTGAG TGGCTGGTTCTAGACTCGGATCCGCATGAGCTTCCAATCTCCCTAATCCACCTCAAAGTCTTATGTTTGGAAAGAATGTCTTTTGTTGAGGGCTCCAGATCAGCTTTACTTTCTGTTTTGATCAAATGTTCCCCGAACTTGGAGAGAATTTACCTACAC ATGGCGTGGAGATCTGAGGGTCATGAGGAATACCCTGCTGTAAAGGATGAATATTCAAATGTTTGGTTGGAGCATCTGAAAAAATTggatattttatttttcagccaCTCGCATGGGATGGAATTTCTAATGGAATTTGTAAAGTTTATCTTGGTTAGGTCACCTAAGCTGAAGAAGGTGAGCATACACACTTCGGATTATCTGTATCGGGGATCAATTATCGTAAATACGCTCTTAGGGGCCCCACGCGCGTCTCCGGCAGTAAAATTTAAAATCAATGAGTGA